CTGATATCAAAGGAAACTTCAAGTCTGAAACGGACTTGGCAAGCATGTTATTAATAACTGTCATGCTTATTAACAAATTTAATCCGGCCTGCTGCAGAAATGAGTTGCAGCAATGTGACACAGTCTCCTGACACACTTCATTGATGTACATCTTAATCTGGCCCTCACTTTCAATGCTGGTATTTAAGTTATCCGTGGCACACAAAGCCTCTCTAACAGTGGGGTCTGGTGTGGGGCCCGTGTTTCTAACCATTGAGAGACTGGCCAAATGGCTATTGATATCCTGGCTAAATGGAAAGCCCGCATCCTTGGGCTCAGCAAACAACAGTTTTCCCTGAATGAAAAGACACTTGGAGAGGGCCAGAACACAACTGCCATTTTTACAATTTTGAGCACTCCAAGTATTTTTATGTTCATAGGGGAATGGCCGCTGTTTTATTGGGTGTGCTCGGTTGGCCTTGCCTCCCCCTGAGGGCCTGTCTTCATTGCCACCTGGGGCCCCAGGTTCAGTCCAATCCCCATCCTCACTCCAGGGCCGAGCCATAGTTTCAATATCAAACCAAATATCAGGCTCCTCCTCATCCAGCTCCTGGTCATCGTcccactcctcttcctcctcctcctccagcttctcACTGTCATCTCTTCCTATGGTCAGTTTGTAAACGCAGTAGCAGGCACCAGCCCCAATCATCAGTCCTGCCGCCATCCAACCCACTTCCCGAGCCCGGCCCATGCTCAAGTCCGTGCCAGCCTTGGGGCAGGACAGGAGAGGGCCTTGCTCCACCTGATTGAAGAGGTCTCTCAGGTCCAGGGTGAGTAAGGATGGAGGGTAGCAGTCTTTAGCTTCTTCTAGGCTCTTGTAGCTCTCTTGTGATGAATCTATGGGTGAAACAGAATATTAGGGCTCGGGACTATGTTTGGCTTTGTGCCTCACAGACAGGTGGATTTTGAGTTGGTGAGAAAGGCAGATTAACAGGATataatttctttgttcttttctgtcttcctctatGGACCTCAGGAGCCCCCATTTCTCTTTCTGGGTCCACAGGGAAGGGCAGGAGACGGGTCTGTGCTATGATAGCTAGGAGGGTGACAGTGTGAGTACCTCTCAGGTAGTCTCCTTCACCAGACCTCCACTTCCAAAGATTAAGGGCAGTTTCTCTCACTAACCTCTACCAAAGTCAGGTAAATTCCTTGGTTTTCCCTTGTCTTCTGTTGTCAGTGGTCCCTCCACAGTGATAGAGGATAGAGTCTAGCAGAAGGGTAAATGCAAAGACAGGTAGGCGGAAATGGAGAAATGAAAGTGTAGTGGATGGACTGAGGACACATGTCCCAATTTCTGCTTTTGTGAATTTTAGGCACTTGAGTTTAAAAGATTTCTCATACTCTACTGACTTTCCCGACGCAGGCCTCCCCCGCCCCACTTGTCGTCCGCCATTTCCCCAGCAAAGGCCGCCACACCCCTTTCCCTGCACTGAAATGGGAGGGGGTGTGGAGAAAGAAGGGGCCAGGAGAGGGCGACTCGGACCCGGCCCTCTCATATCCCAGCCCCTCTCCTCCGCCACCCCCACCCGTGGTCCTGGGCTAATCCCACCTTCACACTGACCTGCAAGGTTCCAACCAAGGCAGTTTTCTCCTTCTCTTGCTGAGACTTGTGCCGAAACCTACAGGCCAACAGACCTACAAACCTGCAAACAGACAAGGGACCGAGGGGACGGAGTGCTTGGTGGACGGACCAGCACCCGGGACACTGGAACCTTTCTTTTCTCGGAATCTCTGGAAACGCCTTtcactcccctcacccccacccgaAACCCGCCActtctctctactaaaatgagcacagggtggggtgggggttggtgGCAGTATTTAGAAAGTAGGCGAGAAAGGACCCAGCTGTGATCGGCCTGAACTCGGATCTGTGGCGTTCTTGGCCCTCTTCCACCCATACCTCCTCTGAAGCAGCGCCCATCCTCGCACCGACCTGCACAGTCCGAGctagtttccttctttcttcacaCGCCTGCAGAGTAATAGGGGGCTGGTACCCAGACGGAGGCGACTAGCAGGACTTGTGCTCTAGGCGGCTCTTGGTCACGTGACAGCCACGTCACCGGTGCGTTCTGGCCCCCAATTTCCACTCCCACAAGCAGTGCGGCAGGCGCCAGCCTGCCTTGTATCTCCCCCTCAACCCCCACAGTGGGCCCTGTCACTTTTTTCCTCTGTAACAATACCAGAAACCAGAAATGGCCCTGTCTTTCTGGTGTTtcaatttgtgtttctctaattccAGGAAGGGGCAGCATCTTTTCCTGGGTCTACCC
The sequence above is drawn from the Theropithecus gelada isolate Dixy chromosome X, Tgel_1.0, whole genome shotgun sequence genome and encodes:
- the LOC112616558 gene encoding protein ARMCX6 isoform X1, with the protein product MADDKWGGGGLRRENSSQESYKSLEEAKDCYPPSLLTLDLRDLFNQVEQGPLLSCPKAGTDLSMGRAREVGWMAAGLMIGAGACYCVYKLTIGRDDSEKLEEEEEEEWDDDQELDEEEPDIWFDIETMARPWSEDGDWTEPGAPGGNEDRPSGGGKANRAHPIKQRPFPYEHKNTWSAQNCKNGSCVLALSKCLFIQGKLLFAEPKDAGFPFSQDINSHLASLSMVRNTGPTPDPTVREALCATDNLNTSIESEGQIKMYINEVCQETVSHCCNSFLQQAGLNLLISMTVINNMLAKSVSDLKFPLISEGSGCAKVQVLKPLMGLSEKPVLAGELVGAQMLFSFMSLFIRKGNREILLETPAP
- the LOC112616558 gene encoding protein ARMCX6 isoform X2, whose product is MGRAREVGWMAAGLMIGAGACYCVYKLTIGRDDSEKLEEEEEEEWDDDQELDEEEPDIWFDIETMARPWSEDGDWTEPGAPGGNEDRPSGGGKANRAHPIKQRPFPYEHKNTWSAQNCKNGSCVLALSKCLFIQGKLLFAEPKDAGFPFSQDINSHLASLSMVRNTGPTPDPTVREALCATDNLNTSIESEGQIKMYINEVCQETVSHCCNSFLQQAGLNLLISMTVINNMLAKSVSDLKFPLISEGSGCAKVQVLKPLMGLSEKPVLAGELVGAQMLFSFMSLFIRKGNREILLETPAP